The proteins below are encoded in one region of Knoellia sp. S7-12:
- the groES gene encoding co-chaperone GroES, which translates to MSVSIKPLEDRIVIKSLEAEQTTASGLVIPDTAKEKPQEGEVLAVGPGRIDDNGNRVPLDVNVGDKVIYSKYGGTEVKHGGEEFLILSARDVLAIVS; encoded by the coding sequence GTGTCGGTTTCCATCAAGCCGCTCGAGGACCGCATCGTCATCAAGTCGCTCGAGGCCGAGCAGACCACGGCGTCCGGTCTCGTCATCCCGGACACCGCGAAGGAGAAGCCCCAGGAGGGCGAGGTCCTCGCGGTCGGCCCCGGTCGCATCGACGACAACGGCAACCGTGTCCCGCTCGACGTCAACGTCGGCGACAAGGTCATCTACAGCAAGTACGGCGGCACCGAGGTCAAGCACGGCGGCGAGGAGTTCCTGATCCTCAGCGCTCGCGACGTCCTCGCGATCGTTTCCTGA
- a CDS encoding GNAT family N-acetyltransferase, giving the protein MTDTDPAALLEAYDSQLRREAEVPSAISITQLGPLVLATYLGGRGFVTYRDLATDAGPATEASVRELVAATLTHYRALPDITHVEWKTRGHDHAPGLHDALTAAGFEVDETESVMIGDAALLALDLELADGVTVRRVSDEAEVLAMLAMQSEVFDDAPDEAAAHAEQILHRLRTADDMEMWVAEIDGQVVSAGRLEPVEGTEFAGIWGGSTRPEHRGRGIYRSLTAARARSAIKQGKRWINSDSTEFSRPILERSGLVKVSTTTPYVWKRSRDTGPR; this is encoded by the coding sequence ATGACCGACACCGATCCCGCCGCCCTGCTCGAGGCCTACGACAGCCAGCTCCGCCGCGAGGCCGAGGTCCCCTCCGCCATCAGCATCACGCAGCTCGGACCGTTGGTCCTGGCCACCTACCTCGGCGGGCGCGGGTTCGTCACCTATCGTGACCTCGCCACCGATGCGGGTCCGGCGACGGAGGCGTCAGTGCGCGAGCTCGTGGCGGCGACGCTCACGCACTATCGCGCGCTGCCCGACATCACCCATGTCGAGTGGAAGACCCGCGGACACGACCATGCGCCCGGTCTCCACGACGCCCTCACGGCCGCTGGTTTCGAGGTCGACGAGACCGAGTCGGTGATGATCGGGGACGCCGCTCTCCTTGCCCTGGACCTCGAGCTGGCGGACGGCGTCACCGTGCGCCGCGTGAGCGACGAGGCGGAGGTACTGGCGATGCTCGCGATGCAGAGCGAGGTGTTCGACGATGCTCCGGACGAAGCCGCGGCGCACGCCGAGCAGATCCTGCACCGCCTCCGCACGGCCGACGACATGGAGATGTGGGTCGCCGAGATCGACGGCCAGGTCGTCAGTGCCGGCCGACTCGAGCCCGTCGAGGGCACGGAGTTCGCCGGCATCTGGGGTGGCTCGACCCGGCCGGAGCACCGGGGCCGGGGCATCTATCGCTCGCTCACGGCAGCGCGGGCCCGCTCGGCGATCAAGCAGGGAAAGCGCTGGATCAACAGCGACTCCACCGAATTCTCGCGACCCATTCTTGAGCGATCCGGCCTGGTCAAGGTGTCGACGACGACGCCCTACGTCTGGAAGCGATCCCGGGACACCGGTCCTCGCTGA
- a CDS encoding SpoIID/LytB domain-containing protein: MKILTTLATAAILLAAPVTTAAALPSAFAAPAPQAVPAAPTVAAAPLSSTWPAPIASGRRSTTGVAKPVIGLRGRGFGHGRGMSQWGARGAAQQGRTVDQILAFYYPGTTSASIGNPDVRVRLTAMSYNPTVVAGEAGLTLTDGTCTAQLSPANATSWRISRSGGWKVEGYFTSSSGFTGWWPVTTTCSGFATAQHLTFVGDGSIANSVLTLRTPSGNRQYRGGLRATPVTLRGSIVVHTYGTVNVLSMNSYLRSVVPAEMPASWGLEAVKAQAVAARSYAAARLGSPDGFDICDTTSCQVYPGLTSANPEHPNSDAAVAGTTGLVRKYGTAIANTEFSSTNGGQIAGSTLAYQVAKADPYDGVYEEAPDTWSYLTMPVSALEKAWPAIGTFRSMTIGRNGQGAWFGGRATSITLIGTNGTHVVGGESFRSRLNLRSTWFIPVGSSVGTDFAGNGFSDLIARDTSGNLWNYPSNGRGGWLPRTSIATGWPAVPEILAPGDFSGDGIPDLLSRSTATGALTLHRGSGTGTIAWSAVVGSGWQSFTAVVAPGDLDGDGAVDLLARDSAGVLWLYPGTGKGALKPRVSKGSGWGSFLELEAVGDFDGDGGTDLMAKNAAGTLSLLRFSAAGAYLGGKAIGSGFQSYTSFTGLGDVDGNGAVDLVARDGAGALWAFRGTGTGVLGTRLALGSGWSGLTMGS, from the coding sequence GTGAAGATCCTGACCACCCTCGCCACCGCCGCGATTCTGCTCGCGGCTCCCGTGACCACGGCTGCAGCGCTGCCATCGGCCTTCGCGGCCCCAGCACCCCAGGCAGTGCCGGCAGCTCCAACCGTTGCGGCAGCCCCCTTGAGTTCGACATGGCCCGCGCCCATCGCCTCGGGGCGGCGCTCCACCACCGGGGTCGCCAAGCCGGTCATCGGGCTGCGCGGTCGAGGCTTCGGACACGGACGGGGCATGTCGCAGTGGGGGGCGCGTGGGGCTGCCCAGCAGGGCCGGACGGTCGACCAGATCCTCGCCTTCTACTACCCGGGCACCACGAGCGCCAGCATCGGCAATCCCGACGTGCGGGTGCGCCTGACTGCGATGAGCTACAACCCGACCGTCGTCGCCGGAGAGGCCGGCCTCACCCTCACCGACGGCACGTGCACCGCGCAGCTGTCGCCGGCCAACGCCACGTCATGGCGGATCTCACGCTCGGGTGGCTGGAAGGTCGAGGGCTACTTCACCAGCTCCAGTGGCTTCACGGGCTGGTGGCCCGTGACGACGACCTGCTCCGGCTTCGCGACGGCCCAGCATCTGACTTTCGTGGGCGACGGCTCCATCGCGAACTCGGTCCTCACCCTCCGCACGCCATCGGGCAACCGGCAATACCGCGGCGGCCTGCGCGCCACCCCGGTGACCCTGCGCGGCAGCATCGTCGTCCACACGTATGGGACGGTCAACGTCCTGTCCATGAACAGTTATCTCCGCTCCGTCGTCCCTGCCGAGATGCCTGCGTCCTGGGGGCTGGAGGCGGTCAAGGCCCAAGCCGTGGCCGCTCGGTCGTATGCGGCTGCACGGCTCGGCAGCCCCGACGGGTTCGACATCTGCGACACCACCAGCTGTCAGGTCTATCCAGGGCTGACGAGCGCCAACCCCGAGCACCCGAACTCGGACGCAGCCGTGGCGGGGACCACCGGCCTGGTGCGCAAGTACGGCACCGCCATCGCGAACACCGAATTCAGCTCGACCAACGGTGGTCAGATCGCCGGCTCGACGCTGGCCTACCAGGTCGCCAAGGCCGACCCCTACGACGGCGTCTACGAGGAAGCCCCGGACACCTGGAGCTATCTCACGATGCCGGTCTCCGCTCTCGAGAAGGCCTGGCCGGCGATCGGGACCTTCCGGTCCATGACGATCGGCCGCAACGGCCAGGGCGCCTGGTTCGGGGGACGGGCGACCTCCATCACCCTCATCGGCACGAACGGGACACACGTGGTCGGGGGCGAGAGCTTCCGCAGCAGGCTCAACCTGCGCTCCACGTGGTTCATCCCGGTCGGTTCGTCGGTGGGCACCGACTTCGCAGGCAACGGGTTCTCGGACCTCATCGCGCGCGACACCTCCGGGAACCTGTGGAACTACCCGTCCAACGGTCGCGGCGGTTGGCTGCCTCGGACCTCGATCGCGACCGGCTGGCCCGCGGTACCCGAGATCCTGGCGCCGGGAGACTTCTCGGGTGACGGCATACCCGATCTGCTGAGCCGGTCCACGGCGACAGGTGCCCTCACTCTCCACCGCGGCTCAGGCACCGGCACGATCGCCTGGAGTGCAGTCGTGGGTTCCGGATGGCAGTCCTTCACCGCCGTCGTCGCGCCGGGCGACCTCGACGGCGATGGGGCCGTCGACCTTCTCGCCCGCGACTCGGCCGGTGTGCTGTGGCTCTATCCCGGCACCGGGAAGGGTGCGCTCAAGCCGCGCGTCAGCAAGGGCTCCGGGTGGGGCAGCTTCCTGGAGCTCGAGGCCGTCGGCGACTTCGACGGGGACGGTGGCACCGACCTCATGGCCAAGAACGCCGCAGGCACGCTCAGTCTGCTGCGGTTCTCCGCCGCAGGTGCCTACCTCGGAGGCAAGGCCATCGGCAGCGGCTTCCAGTCGTACACATCCTTCACCGGCCTCGGGGACGTCGATGGCAATGGTGCGGTGGACCTCGTTGCCAGAGATGGTGCCGGCGCCCTCTGGGCCTTCCGCGGCACCGGCACTGGGGTCCTCGGCACTCGGCTCGCGCTCGGTTCCGGCTGGTCAGGCCTGACCATGGGGAGCTGA
- a CDS encoding class I SAM-dependent methyltransferase, with translation MDVSTVRALAAPEGQELLRSLPPYSDSDVLTLHDRLRRAGHSVDLTAAALTQQRLRAKATQKFGEFASDMLFTPDGLEQATRLEVAVAHAHRFSRASLAQVHDLGCGIGADSVTLSSLGVTVRAVDSDPVTAAVADANLRPWPDSRARVASAEDADFGVDPGRNRVGAWLDPARRTRGVADITGRTRRTFRLEEISPSWDFVQQVAAAVPATGVKLSPGFDHAAIPNGTEAQWTSWAGDVVECAIWWGPLAMVRGRTARVMGPDASPIVVNESMADPVPPTATSLSDVGAWLHDVDKGVIRAGLVGAVTRSTEGMESDEGTGYVLTSRNMSLAYTRRYAVHEAMPFSVKTLRGWLREHGVTGLTIKKRGIRLDDEQLRRDLKIGTKAGSGEQATVVLTRVGGSPTALIVSPA, from the coding sequence GTGGACGTCAGCACGGTGAGGGCCCTCGCCGCCCCGGAGGGGCAGGAGCTTCTGCGATCCCTCCCGCCCTACAGCGACTCCGACGTCCTCACCCTGCATGACCGTCTGCGCCGAGCAGGGCACTCGGTGGACCTCACGGCGGCCGCCCTGACCCAGCAACGACTGCGGGCCAAAGCCACCCAGAAATTCGGCGAGTTCGCCTCCGACATGCTCTTCACACCCGATGGGCTCGAGCAGGCCACCCGCCTCGAGGTCGCCGTCGCGCACGCCCACCGCTTCAGTCGCGCCAGCCTGGCCCAGGTGCACGATCTCGGCTGCGGCATCGGCGCCGACTCCGTGACCCTGTCCTCTCTCGGTGTCACCGTGCGCGCCGTCGACTCCGATCCGGTGACGGCAGCCGTCGCCGACGCCAACCTGAGGCCGTGGCCCGATTCCCGTGCCCGGGTGGCCTCCGCCGAGGACGCCGACTTCGGGGTCGACCCGGGCCGCAACCGGGTCGGCGCCTGGCTCGATCCGGCGCGACGCACCCGAGGGGTCGCCGACATCACCGGCCGCACCCGACGGACCTTCCGCCTCGAAGAGATCTCGCCGTCCTGGGACTTCGTGCAGCAGGTCGCTGCCGCTGTGCCCGCCACGGGAGTCAAACTCAGCCCGGGCTTCGACCACGCAGCGATCCCGAACGGCACCGAGGCCCAATGGACGTCCTGGGCAGGCGACGTCGTCGAGTGCGCCATCTGGTGGGGGCCGCTCGCCATGGTGCGCGGTCGCACCGCACGGGTCATGGGGCCCGACGCGTCCCCGATCGTCGTCAACGAGTCGATGGCCGACCCTGTGCCACCGACCGCGACCTCGCTGAGCGACGTGGGCGCCTGGCTCCATGACGTCGACAAGGGCGTAATCCGCGCAGGCCTCGTGGGTGCCGTGACCCGCAGCACCGAAGGGATGGAATCCGACGAGGGCACCGGCTACGTCCTCACCTCACGCAACATGTCGCTCGCCTACACGCGTCGGTATGCCGTGCACGAGGCGATGCCGTTCAGCGTCAAGACCCTGCGTGGCTGGCTTCGCGAACACGGCGTCACCGGGCTGACAATCAAGAAACGCGGGATCCGGCTCGACGACGAGCAACTGCGCCGCGACCTCAAGATCGGGACCAAGGCGGGTAGTGGTGAGCAGGCCACCGTGGTTCTGACCCGGGTCGGTGGCTCCCCCACCGCTCTCATCGTCTCTCCCGCCTAA